From the Chryseobacterium fluminis genome, the window AACTTTACCAAGATCAATACTTTAACTTTTTTTATAAGTTTACCGGCTGAGTTTAAGGGTAGAAATTACAGGATAATGATCTGAAATTTTTACTGAACGGTCCACCTTATAACTTATCGGTCTTACCGTCTCCGAGGTAAAAATATAGTCAATTCTTATTGGAAATTTATAGTCGTGAAAGCTTGTTGCACTTCCTTTCCCTGCTTCAACAAATGCATCCTGCAAACCTTCAGACAAATGATAATATTCATAAGAATTGGGAACTGAATTAAAGTCACCGGCCAGGATTACCGGATATGGAGAACCGTCTATTCCTTTTCGAACCTCTTCTACCTGCTCCTGATGCATTTTAAAGGTCGGGATCAGCCTTCTGACGATATTTTTAAGCTTCTGTTCGTCGGCATCACTGTTGCCGTTCAGTTTCACCATCTCTTTTTCAAACTTAAAGGGCTGGAGATACACGTTAATAAAACGGTAAGTCTTCCCTTTTATTTCGATATCCGTCTGGTTGGCATAAGCATTATTGTATTCATAATCGCTGTTGATAAGCTGCTTCTGGTCAATAATTTTATATTTTGAATAGATTGAAATCAGCTGGGTTTCCGGGCCGCTTTTCAATCCTTTGAATTCATATTTTTTCTTCCCTCCATATTCCTGCAGAAGGACCACATCGGCCTGAAGACCATTAATATATTTTTCAATATTTGCCACTCCGGTACCTCCTGCTTTTACATTAAAGGAAACAATCTTTAAATCGGCAGCTTCTTTTTTATCCGGTGAGTAATTGACCCATCGTTTAACAGGACCTGTGAATATTAATCCCAGAAACATAAAGACAAATGCTCTTTTTTTCCAGCTGAAGATCCAGAAAAAAGTAAGCAGTATATACCCTGTCAACAAAACAGGGAACCCCAGAGAAAGTAAATTGAACCATGGAAATATTTTCGGCGGAACGTAAGCATTCATTAACATTCCGACTAAAAGAAGGAAAATCCCTAAATGTAAAATTAAAAATATAAGACGAACGATTTTCACAGGCTTTAATTAAAACGGTATAAATGTTTTCTCCATATTTTTGCCAAAAGAAACCCAACCAGCGCACCTCCCACGTGAGCTAAGTGAGCCGTACCACTATCATTTCCACGGTATCCCAAAAAAAGAGAAATTACTATACTGAAAATAAGAAGATGTTTGGCTTTTATAGGAAAAGGAACAAATAAAATCATAAGTTTTGTATTCGGGTAAATTGTAGCAAACGCTGCTAATACGCCAAAAATAGCTCCTGAAGCCCCAACGAGAGGAGTAGAAATTATCTTTATAATTTTTTCAATTAATTCTTTCTGCGTGGCTATTGACTCTTGGGAACCTTTCAAAATCTGATTAGTATTTGAAAAATATTCATAAATATTAAACCCAAGACTTTCTAATTCTCTCGCAAAAATTTCAACCTGAACAAATTCCCAAGCATTAAATATTACATAAGCTCCTATTCCACTAAGAAAATAAAGTATTAAGTATCTTTTTCCTCCTAATATATTTTCTAAAAAAGAAAAATTATACAACATAAACATATTAAAAAAAATATGCATTAATCCTGACCCATCTCCCAATGGAGCATGCATGAACATTGATGTAATAATCTGCCATGATTTAAAGAACGGTGAAAAAGGATAATATGCCGATAGTATTGAATATAACTGAAAATTGCCTAAAGCATAAAGAAAAAAATTAGTTATCACATAGACAACAATATTTATAATGATAATATTTCTCGTAATTGGCGGTATATTATTAAACATCTTTTTAAAATTTATTTTTAAAATCATTAAAAGGAACTTCAAAGAAGCATCTTTTCCCGTTGGGTAAAAACTCAGGAAAACCCAATGCCGTAAAATCTTTGATCAGCTGTTCCGCATCCTTTTTATAAATAAAATCGAATCTTGATTTAGACTGCAGCTTGCCCCACTGATTCTGATAAAACTGCATGAATTCTTCTTCTGTTTTATATTCCAGAATCTCAAACAGATTTTCAAGGAATTTCATCACCTGGGTTTCTTTCAGCCCTTCCGGAACGGCATCGATTCTCAATACACTTTCATGAGCGACACTTATTTCGAACCCCAGCTCCGGGAGATACTTTTTGATCGATTTATACTTTGTATTTTCAATCTCATTCATATGATACTCCAGAGAAAACAGCAGGGCATGGCTGCCCGGTGCACTTCTTTTTGTAGGTTTACTGTTCTCGGAAACCATCAGCCTGTGCATTCTGCCCAAATCCAGCATTAATGTACGGTCTCCTTTATTGAACAGCCAGTATCCATTAGGCAACCTCATTAAGTCTTCATCAAAATCTTCATCTTCAAAGAGATTGATCTTTGAAGGCTCTGCTGTGATATTGGTGTGATACATTTCGGTGAGGTTCTGAATTTCTCCCTGATTAAAAACCTCCCGCTCTTCCAAAAACGGGTTATAATCTTTATCAACGATAATCTCCGGCATTCTAAGCACTCCTCCATTGCTTTTGCTCGGTGAGGTATTCATCATACTGTCCAATTCCGGATCTCTCTCGAAATCAAGACTTGGTGCTACATTATAAATCCCTAAAGATCTTTTTATCGTAGAACGGAGCAAAGCAAATATAAGATGCTCATCCTCAAATTTCACTTCCGTTTTCTGCGGATGGATATTCACGTCTATTTTCCCGGGATCAAGATCCAGGTACAGGAAGAATGTAGGTACATAACCCGGCATCAAAAGACCGTCAAAAGCTTCCTGAACCGCTTTATTAAAGTAGGCACTTTTAAAATACCTTCCGTTCACGAAAAGAAACTGCTCACCCCGGGTCTTTTTAGCTCCTTCCGGCTTGGCAACAAATCCCTGAAGCTTACACCAGATAATATCTTCTTTAATAGGAATTAATTGTGGCTGCAACTTTCTTCCGAATACATCGACAATACGCTGCATCAGACTTCCCTTTCTGAGCCTGAAAACAGCCTCATCATCATGAAACAGAGAAAACTCCAGACCTTCATGAGCCAGGGCAACACGTTGAAATTCATCAATGACATGTCTGAATTCAACATTATTGTTTTTAAGAAACTTTCTGCGGGCAGGAACATTATAGAAAAGGTTTTTAACCAAAAAATTAGACCCTTCCGCCGTTTGTACCGGATCCTGAAACTGAAAAACGCCGCCTTCAATATAGATGTTGGTACCAATGGCGGCAGCTTTCTGTTTTGTTCTTAATTCAACCTGGGAAACTGCAGCAATAGAAGCGAGTGCCTCCCCGCGAAACCCTTTCGTTATAATCTTAAAAATATCTTCCGTCCCTCTGATTTTGGATGTCGCATGTCTTTCAAATGCCATTCTTGCATCTGTTTCGGACATGCCCTTCCCGTCATCTACAACCTGTATCAGATTTTTTCCGGCATCTCTGAGGATCAACTCAATTTTGGTAGCTTCTGCATCAATAGCATTTTCCAAAAGTTCTTTCACGATGGATGCAGGTCTTTGCACGACCTCTCCTGCCGCAATTTGGTTGGCTACATGATCCGGTAAAAGCTGAATAATATCTGACATAAAATAAGTAAATCAACTTACAAAAATAGTTAATGAAAACCGGAATTAAAACTTTAAAACGGTGAATTAAAATTTAATTATCAACATTTTGACCACTTTATCCCCATTATCAGGATCCGTTTAAGTTTGGAAAATGACCCTTTTGTTTCCCTGTCTTTTAAAAGCACACCCCTTTTCCATGACAGAGAAGGGGTGTTTCACAGCTAGTTTACACAAAATTAATACTGATATTTATATCTTTTAGTATGGTCTGATGATCATGTACTCATCAGAATATCTATTCATCGAATACAAGCTTGCGCTTTTTTTCTCTTTTTGTTTTAAGTTCAGGAACTCCATGAATTTTATCGTACAGGTAGGCCATTAGATTTGGCTTCTTGTAAATTTTGCTGTACCTGTACTGGGTGTTGAAGTGTCTGATGTGAATTTTATAGGCATCATACCCGATCACGACTAAGAGACAGAGACTAATGACGTAAAATACTCTGAATTCCAGGTAATAATAAGTCAGCCCGGAGAACACTGCACCAAAAACATAGGCAACCATGATACTTGATAAAAGTTTGGCTCTTCCGATCAGTTCCCCGTTCTTCCTGAATTTCTTCTGCGTAAACATGGAAAACAGAATTCCAAGGTCGGTGGTGGTCCCCGTAAGGTGGGTCGTCTTCACGGAGAAATTGGAGATACTTGCCGTGAGACCATTCTGAAGACCTGTGGCAAACAGCATCAATGCGACCAGGTATTCCGTTTCTTCCAGTGTTTTCTGGTAGAAAAACTGCCCGTATACTCCTACAAACAACAAACAGATGATCTCCAGCACAATAGGCATCGAATGAGCAAAATATTTGCTTTTTTTATTGAAATTAATGACAATAAAATTCGATACGAAGCTTCCGAAGAAGAAAAGGAAGATCCAAAGTCCTACCACCGCTACCTGCGTCCAGTTTCCTTTACTGATCTCTGCTGCCAGGATAGCATAGTGCCCTGTCACGTTTGACGTAAAAGAGAGAAATATTAATAGGGATGCTATATTTATAGTACCTGCCGTAAAGGCAGTCAGCGTTCCCAATCTGATGTTGTCTCCCAACGTCCTGCTGTTACTATAATTCCTTAACATTGTAATAATTTTTAAATAATGGATTATTTTCTAGACCTCAACAAAAATCTCAGCCAACCTTCCTCTTTCGGGAAGCTTTTCCGGAATCTCAACCTTTACTTCATAAGATGGCAGATCCTTACAGTTTTTAATGTAGGGAATAAGGTCGAACTTGCCCTTTCCCTTGCTCTTAATCGAAGGCGAATAGTATGCCTCTTCAATATTTTCTGCCTTTACATAATTATTAAAGGCCCTCTGGAAACTTCCCGTAAAAACATCGCAAAGGATCTTATTGATCAGGTGAGGATATTTATTTTTTATGATTCCGAAAGCTTCGTTAAATTCCTGTGGTTTTATTTTGTTAAAAACCGTGCTCTTCGTCGTAAAGAGAAGATCTCTTATCGAATCTCCCATGTCATATCCTGAAACCAGCATAATGTCATACTGATTCGGGTCTTCATTCGTATCTTTCTCTTTGAGTATTTTCTTTAATATATTCAATGACTCAAGAGAGTAATCTGTGGCAATTAAAATTTTTCTGGTCATATGATGTATTATTTAGTTCCGTATTATCGTAATTTGATAATACAAAACTATCATGACCAAATTAAAAGGGCTTTGGAATAGAATTAAAATGTGATTAAAGAGATTAGAATGAGATTAGAAAATTGTTAACAGGAGTTAATATCACTCAAGAAGCCGGTGAAATAGACCCTAAAGCAAAGCTTGCGTCGGAGCAGGCTGACAATACCGATTATACTTCTTTGCTTTCCTGCTGCATGGTGCTGTAAAAATTAGGAAAGCGCATCTGAACGGTTGTTCCCTGGTTTTCATGAGAACTTACGATCAGTTCACCGTGGTGCATTCTTACAATATTTCTTGCCAGGGGAAGACCTATTCCGTATCCTTCGTAATTT encodes:
- a CDS encoding YoaK family protein, which codes for MLRNYSNSRTLGDNIRLGTLTAFTAGTINIASLLIFLSFTSNVTGHYAILAAEISKGNWTQVAVVGLWIFLFFFGSFVSNFIVINFNKKSKYFAHSMPIVLEIICLLFVGVYGQFFYQKTLEETEYLVALMLFATGLQNGLTASISNFSVKTTHLTGTTTDLGILFSMFTQKKFRKNGELIGRAKLLSSIMVAYVFGAVFSGLTYYYLEFRVFYVISLCLLVVIGYDAYKIHIRHFNTQYRYSKIYKKPNLMAYLYDKIHGVPELKTKREKKRKLVFDE
- a CDS encoding rhomboid family intramembrane serine protease → MFNNIPPITRNIIIINIVVYVITNFFLYALGNFQLYSILSAYYPFSPFFKSWQIITSMFMHAPLGDGSGLMHIFFNMFMLYNFSFLENILGGKRYLILYFLSGIGAYVIFNAWEFVQVEIFARELESLGFNIYEYFSNTNQILKGSQESIATQKELIEKIIKIISTPLVGASGAIFGVLAAFATIYPNTKLMILFVPFPIKAKHLLIFSIVISLFLGYRGNDSGTAHLAHVGGALVGFLLAKIWRKHLYRFN
- the mutL gene encoding DNA mismatch repair endonuclease MutL, translated to MSDIIQLLPDHVANQIAAGEVVQRPASIVKELLENAIDAEATKIELILRDAGKNLIQVVDDGKGMSETDARMAFERHATSKIRGTEDIFKIITKGFRGEALASIAAVSQVELRTKQKAAAIGTNIYIEGGVFQFQDPVQTAEGSNFLVKNLFYNVPARRKFLKNNNVEFRHVIDEFQRVALAHEGLEFSLFHDDEAVFRLRKGSLMQRIVDVFGRKLQPQLIPIKEDIIWCKLQGFVAKPEGAKKTRGEQFLFVNGRYFKSAYFNKAVQEAFDGLLMPGYVPTFFLYLDLDPGKIDVNIHPQKTEVKFEDEHLIFALLRSTIKRSLGIYNVAPSLDFERDPELDSMMNTSPSKSNGGVLRMPEIIVDKDYNPFLEEREVFNQGEIQNLTEMYHTNITAEPSKINLFEDEDFDEDLMRLPNGYWLFNKGDRTLMLDLGRMHRLMVSENSKPTKRSAPGSHALLFSLEYHMNEIENTKYKSIKKYLPELGFEISVAHESVLRIDAVPEGLKETQVMKFLENLFEILEYKTEEEFMQFYQNQWGKLQSKSRFDFIYKKDAEQLIKDFTALGFPEFLPNGKRCFFEVPFNDFKNKF
- a CDS encoding endonuclease/exonuclease/phosphatase family protein, which translates into the protein MKIVRLIFLILHLGIFLLLVGMLMNAYVPPKIFPWFNLLSLGFPVLLTGYILLTFFWIFSWKKRAFVFMFLGLIFTGPVKRWVNYSPDKKEAADLKIVSFNVKAGGTGVANIEKYINGLQADVVLLQEYGGKKKYEFKGLKSGPETQLISIYSKYKIIDQKQLINSDYEYNNAYANQTDIEIKGKTYRFINVYLQPFKFEKEMVKLNGNSDADEQKLKNIVRRLIPTFKMHQEQVEEVRKGIDGSPYPVILAGDFNSVPNSYEYYHLSEGLQDAFVEAGKGSATSFHDYKFPIRIDYIFTSETVRPISYKVDRSVKISDHYPVISTLKLSR